The uncultured Campylobacter sp. genome segment ATTGCACGCCTGGCGCATTGCCCTATTACAGCGCCTATCTGCTCGACTAGCTTGGCGCGCATTTGCATGCTCGACGCGACTTTGAAATTTAAGCGAGCATGGATTTGACTTGCGATGCGAGCTCAAGCGTGCGATTTCGGGGCTCGGTACGGCGCGCAAACGCGATGCTTTATTTTCAGCTCCCGCACGGTTTGCAAAACAGACGAAATTTTTGGGCGCGGTAAAAGTAAAATTTAAACGTTTCTAAATTTTAAAATTTTGCAAGGACGAGCGGGAGCGGTCTGAAACAGACAGAAGGACCCTGCGAATAGAATTTCGGATAAAAATTTTATGAAGCGGCGGGCGGGCTTAAATTTTAAAATTTAGCCCGCCCTTAAGCTTAGAGACTAAAAAACCACCACTAAAAACCACTTAAACGGCACCGGAGCGAAGATCGCGTGCGGCAAGCCCGCAGGCATGACGATACTTTGCCCCGCTTTTACGCGGTGCTTCTGCCCGTCGATCGTGAAATCGCCCTCGCCCTCAAGCACGTAAACGAATGCGTCGCCGTCGGATTTGTGCGAGCTGATCTCCTCGCCGCCGTCGAAGGCGAAAAGCGTCATATTCAGCGCAGGATTTTGCGCGAGGGTGCGCGAAATCACCTTATGAGGGGACACTTCGACTAGCGAAGCAAGCTCTACGGCCGTGGCGGCGTCGATATTTTTGATATGTTGCATAAGCTCTCCTTGAAATGAAATTTGATCGATTTTAGCTAAAATTTGGTAAGCTCGCTTTGATGATTATCAATCCGGATCCGCGCTGAAAGGATTTTTCAGAAAGATCGGAACGAAATTTATCAGATATAGCGCGACCGCGACGATGAAAAGAACCGATGGGATCATCACGTATAAAACAAAGCTCTCGCCCGCAAAAACGGCTCTTAAAGCTCCCGCGAGTAGAGCCAAAACGAGCGCCGCGCGGCTTAGGCGCGGGAAGTTTAACGGCGAAATTCCACTGTGGCGCTGGCCTGCGATCATTCCTACGAAAAGTATCGCTCCGTAGATATAGCAGATCGCGATGACGTGCAGCGGCGCGGCAGAGTACTGCCCGCGGATCAGCGCCGCGCCCAGCCATAGGTATCCCGCCGCGCACGCAGCCTGCAACGCGTAGTAAAACGCCATATAGTGGCGGCTTAAAATTTCGGCGTAGTGCAGCTCGCGAAGCTTCGCCAAAAACAAAAACCCGATGCCAAACGCGATAAATCCGCATGCCGACTCGCTTAAAAAGGGCGTCGCGAGCGCCAAAGCGAAGGCGAGGAAAGCGGCTAAATTTTTGTAGATAAAATTTGGAATAAAAACGGCGTCCTTCAGCCCGCCATCCCTTAGCGCTTCATTGCCGATGACGACGCTTATGCGGTAGCTTACGACGGCGATTGCCGCGACGTTGATATGCACGAAGCTAAGCAAAAACTTCTCATCCCCGCTCGCGCCGTAGGCTAGCGAGCAGGCGCAAAACGCTGCTAAGACTGATAGGATGCTAAAATTATTCGAGTTTTTATCCAGCCACAAAAGCCATGCCGCAAAGATGAAAAATATCGCCCAAAACAGCCCCGTAATCGCCGCTGCAAGCCGTAAATTTAAAAAGCTCGCGATAAAAGCCGCGATCAAGCAGGCGGCAAAGGCGAGCGAAACGGGCTTTAGCGAGCCCTCGAAGTTCGTCCAATCGGGCAGCGCGGTAAGCAAAAACGCCGCGTAGATGCACGAAGGCGCCAAAAACAGAAAGTAAAACTTATGAGCAGCGACATAATCGATCGCCAGCGCATCGGGTACTAAAAAGCTAAGCCCGCCCAGCGCCGCAAAAAAGCAGGCGCAAAGAACGAAAGCGCGCATCGGATGGGAGAAAAAATTTCTCGCGCGCTCGTCTTTAAATTTAGGCGCGTAAAAGCCCAGCCGCTGCGCCGAGCACGGCTCGGAATGTTTGAGCTCCTGCGGCGAAACAGGCTCTGTTCCATTTTGCGTGGAATGAGCTTTGGAATCCTGATCGGAATTTTTAGCGCTTTGAGAGAAGTTCTGAGCGGAATTTGGCTCGGCATGGCTTTGCGCGGAACTGGATTTAAAATTTTGACTTTGATCGGAATTCTTGGCGCTTTGTAAGAAGCTTAGCAGGAAATTCCGTTCGGAATTTTTAATGCTCTGCGAGAAACTCGACTCGGGATTTTTAGCACTTTGTGAGAAGTTTAGTTTGAAATTCCACTCAATGCTTTTACCGCCCCGTGAGAAGTCCTGAGCGGAATTTTGATCATAGCTTTTACCGTTTTGTGGGGAACTTGACAAGGAATTTTGCTCTGGCTTTTGGGCGCCTTGTAAGAAGTGCTGAATGGAATTTTGATTTTTAAATCCTCGCGCAGGCTCCGCCTCCAAATTTCGATCGGATTTTTTGACACTCTGCGAAAGATTCTGCTCGGAGTCCCCAACTCTCTGTAAGAGATCTAGCTCGAAATTTTGCTTGAAATTCTTAGTACTCTGCGGGAATTTCGGCTCAAGATTTCGGTCGTAATTTTTGACGCTCTGCGAGAAACTTGGCTCAAAATTTCGGCCCGAATTTCCGAAGCCTTGCATAGACCCGGCTTCCCTGCCGCGAACAGAATTCCAAAAATTTTGTATAAAATTTAGAGCGGAGATTTTACAATTTTGCACGGGCTCGGCTTTCAAGCTCCATGTAAAATTTTTAAAATTTTGTGTAAAATCCGAGGCACAAACTTTAGAATTTTGCGCAAATTCGCAATTTCTGTATCCGAGACCGGGTCCGCACGGCGCACCAACCGCGCTCTCAAAGTAAAATCTACGCGGCGCGAGAATTTTACTTTTAAAGCCTAGCCTGCGCAGTATACGGGTCTCGCGCCCAAAACTCATCAAATTGCGCGGATTAGCGCTCTTATCGGCACCTTCACCGGCACGGATTTGCTTTTTTAAATTTACAAATTGCGAGGCGGCGAGGTCAAATTTCTTCAAATTTACGGGGCTAAAATTCTTAAAATCGCGCGCGCCGTGTAAATTCAAAAAATTCAGCACCGCACAAAACGTGTCTAGAGCTGGATTTTGCTCGCCGCCTAGCCCACTTGCATCGCAAAACGGCGAGCGATAGGCGCCAAAAACGGCTTTTTGGGCACTGAACTGCGCGCTCAATCCGCACGCATCAAAACCGCAACGCGAAAAGGCGTCTCGGTTCGCGCCAAATTTGCAGTACAAATGGACGCCCCGCTTCGTGCCAACGCGCCGTAAACAAACGCCTGCATTGAAGTTGCGCTGCGATCGGACGCTCATACTAGATTGCAAACGGCCGCTCGCGTTAGAGCTGCGTCGCAAGCTAGCACTCGCGCTGGAGTCACGGCGTGAGCGGGCATATCGGTTCGAGTCAAGGCACCGTAAGCAAGTGCCCACGCTAGAACTACACCGTAAGTAAGTACTCGCGCTAGAGCTGCAGTATGTATCGCCGCGTAATAGCGCCGAATTTCGCGCAGCAAAACCGCAGTATGCTGCGCCGTTCAAGAGCACGCTCGCGCTATAATCGTAGTTCGCACGGCTGCACAGTTCGTATTTCGGTGCGATAAAACCACGGCGCCAGGCGTCCTGCGAAAGGCTATATCCGCTTGCGCTAAGATCGCAGCATCCGATTTCCCGAAAGAGCCTGTCTATGCAAGCAACGAAATCATAACATTTAGCATCTCGCAAGAGCCTGTGCCCGCCCGCTCCGACATCGCGACATCTAATACTTCGCAAGAGCCCATGCTTGCATGCGCCGAGATCGTCGTAGCTAGCGCCCGGCAAATGCCCGTGTCCAAATGCGACTAGATCGCGATGCGCGCCAAAGCTCCGCTTGCTTGCGCCCGGGTCGCAACGTAAGTTTAAATTTCGTGCGGAACCTCCATGTTTGCGCGCATTAAAGATAAAATTTCTACTCATAATAGCTCACTCCCCCGAATTGTTCGCTTACCACGCGCTCTTCGTACCGCTCGTCGCGCGCGCTTAGCGGCTCATCTAGGCTCACGACGCGCCTAAGCCCCATCCCTTTGGGCTCGAGCTCGATAATCTCGTGGCTTAGGCGTGCGGCTTCAAAGCGGTCGTGGGTCACCAAAAGGCAGGCAAGTCCCTCGCGTTCGATCTTTGAGACTAAAATCTCGATCAGTACGCCGCGCAGATCGCGATCGAGCCCTACAAACGGCTCATCAAGCAGCGCCAGATCGCAGCCGCTAAGGATCGTGCGCAAAAACGCCGTGCGCTTTTGCATGCCGCCGCTTAGCTCGCGCGGGAATTTATTCAGATCGCTCGGGCTTAGCCCGATCTTTGCGGCGAGGGCGTAAATTTCGTTCACGCCCGCGGGGCTAAAAATTTCGATATTTTTAAGTGCCGTGAGGTTCGGCAGCAGGCGGTTTTCTTGAAACAAAAAGCTGATTTTTTTAAAGCCGTTTTCGATCTGCCCGCTTTTTTTATCCTCTAGCCCGCAGACCAGCCGCAAAAGCGAAGTCTTGCCGCAGCCGCTGGGGCCAAAGAGCGTCTTTACTTCGCCCGAGCGGAGTCGCAGCGAAAAATCTGAAATTATAACGTCGCGCAGAATTTCGTAGCGCATATTTGAAATTTTTAGCATCATCTGCTCCACGGCATCAGTAAAATTTGAAGCGGCTTGGTCACGAGATAATCGAAAAGCGCCGTAAAGGCTATGACTAGGCACACATACGCCATGACCTCGACCGTATCGATATTGACGCGTGCTTCGGCGATCTTTGCGCCGACGCCGTCGTTCGCGCCCAAAAGCTCCGCCATCACAAGCACCTTCGCGCCGTTGCTGACCGCGACGTAGATCGCGGGAAGCAGCCGCTCAATTAGGTGCGGCGCGTAGAGGTAGCGCAGTTTTTTTAAAATTGAGCTTTTGTAGCTGTCGAAAAGCTCGGTGTATTCGGCGCTCATGCTAGCCATCGCCTGTGCCGCGGACGCAAAAGTCATCGGCGCGACTACGATAACGACGGTAAAAAGCACGCTTGTATCGCCGAAATGAAACCAAAATATCGCAAGCACGATCCAAACGATGGGCGGCATCGAGAGAAGCACGGTAATTAGCGGGTTTAAAAAGGCTCGCAGGCTTTTAAAATACCCCGCCGCAAGCCCGCTGCAAATCCCCGCAAAAAGCGCGAGGAAGGTGCCTGCAAGCGCGCGCTTAAGCGACAGGGCTAGATCGTTTGCGGCGAAATTTTTTAAAATTTCGCACGCTTTAGAAAAAACAGCCGCAGGCTGGGGAAGAATAAGCGGCCCGTAAGCCTCGCTCGCCACCTGCCAGACGGCTATGAAAAAGCACACCGCCCCCAAGCTCGCAAAGCCGCCCCACAGATAATCTATGACGTAAAACGCGGGGTTTTGAGCTTTGCGAATTTTATCGATTTTTAGCATAGAAAAAACTCGTCCTTAGGCATCGCGCCGCCGATGAGCTTAGGGTTAAATTCCATCAAAATTTCATAAAATTTCAAAAGCTCGTCCTTGATCTCGCTAGGCTTTTTGACACACAAATTCGACGTATCGATGCTCATAAATATCGCAGGCGGCGGCGCAGGAAAGAAATTTGTCCCGATCGCCG includes the following:
- a CDS encoding NnrS family protein gives rise to the protein MYCKFGANRDAFSRCGFDACGLSAQFSAQKAVFGAYRSPFCDASGLGGEQNPALDTFCAVLNFLNLHGARDFKNFSPVNLKKFDLAASQFVNLKKQIRAGEGADKSANPRNLMSFGRETRILRRLGFKSKILAPRRFYFESAVGAPCGPGLGYRNCEFAQNSKVCASDFTQNFKNFTWSLKAEPVQNCKISALNFIQNFWNSVRGREAGSMQGFGNSGRNFEPSFSQSVKNYDRNLEPKFPQSTKNFKQNFELDLLQRVGDSEQNLSQSVKKSDRNLEAEPARGFKNQNSIQHFLQGAQKPEQNSLSSSPQNGKSYDQNSAQDFSRGGKSIEWNFKLNFSQSAKNPESSFSQSIKNSERNFLLSFLQSAKNSDQSQNFKSSSAQSHAEPNSAQNFSQSAKNSDQDSKAHSTQNGTEPVSPQELKHSEPCSAQRLGFYAPKFKDERARNFFSHPMRAFVLCACFFAALGGLSFLVPDALAIDYVAAHKFYFLFLAPSCIYAAFLLTALPDWTNFEGSLKPVSLAFAACLIAAFIASFLNLRLAAAITGLFWAIFFIFAAWLLWLDKNSNNFSILSVLAAFCACSLAYGASGDEKFLLSFVHINVAAIAVVSYRISVVIGNEALRDGGLKDAVFIPNFIYKNLAAFLAFALALATPFLSESACGFIAFGIGFLFLAKLRELHYAEILSRHYMAFYYALQAACAAGYLWLGAALIRGQYSAAPLHVIAICYIYGAILFVGMIAGQRHSGISPLNFPRLSRAALVLALLAGALRAVFAGESFVLYVMIPSVLFIVAVALYLINFVPIFLKNPFSADPD
- a CDS encoding ABC transporter permease subunit translates to MLKIDKIRKAQNPAFYVIDYLWGGFASLGAVCFFIAVWQVASEAYGPLILPQPAAVFSKACEILKNFAANDLALSLKRALAGTFLALFAGICSGLAAGYFKSLRAFLNPLITVLLSMPPIVWIVLAIFWFHFGDTSVLFTVVIVVAPMTFASAAQAMASMSAEYTELFDSYKSSILKKLRYLYAPHLIERLLPAIYVAVSNGAKVLVMAELLGANDGVGAKIAEARVNIDTVEVMAYVCLVIAFTALFDYLVTKPLQILLMPWSR
- a CDS encoding cupin domain-containing protein translates to MQHIKNIDAATAVELASLVEVSPHKVISRTLAQNPALNMTLFAFDGGEEISSHKSDGDAFVYVLEGEGDFTIDGQKHRVKAGQSIVMPAGLPHAIFAPVPFKWFLVVVF
- a CDS encoding ATP-binding cassette domain-containing protein, with the protein product MLKISNMRYEILRDVIISDFSLRLRSGEVKTLFGPSGCGKTSLLRLVCGLEDKKSGQIENGFKKISFLFQENRLLPNLTALKNIEIFSPAGVNEIYALAAKIGLSPSDLNKFPRELSGGMQKRTAFLRTILSGCDLALLDEPFVGLDRDLRGVLIEILVSKIEREGLACLLVTHDRFEAARLSHEIIELEPKGMGLRRVVSLDEPLSARDERYEERVVSEQFGGVSYYE